One genomic segment of Chryseobacterium phocaeense includes these proteins:
- a CDS encoding 3-oxoacyl-ACP synthase codes for MMKKTESCTIEQGKITVNGDLVFEGQHEIFHEFAKEAYKNSELSYPKFHKMDQLSKLAFLAAEMILKNDDHSRTAIVFANRSSSLDTDFKYQESINSQENYFPSPAVFVYTLPNICVGEISIRHKMQTENAFFVLEEPDEEFLNDYAEQILISGKAEKVLCGWTELYQENYKAFVYLLTL; via the coding sequence ATGATGAAGAAAACAGAGAGCTGTACCATAGAACAAGGTAAAATAACCGTTAACGGAGATCTTGTTTTTGAAGGCCAACATGAGATTTTTCATGAATTTGCGAAAGAAGCCTATAAAAATTCAGAACTCAGCTACCCGAAATTTCACAAAATGGATCAGCTGAGCAAACTGGCTTTCCTGGCAGCAGAAATGATCTTAAAAAATGACGACCACAGCAGAACCGCAATTGTTTTTGCCAACAGATCATCAAGCCTGGATACCGATTTTAAATACCAGGAAAGCATCAATTCACAGGAAAATTATTTTCCAAGTCCTGCTGTATTTGTCTATACTTTACCCAATATCTGTGTAGGTGAAATCAGCATCAGACATAAGATGCAGACCGAAAATGCCTTTTTCGTCCTGGAAGAGCCGGATGAAGAATTTTTGAACGATTACGCTGAACAGATCCTGATCTCCGGAAAAGCAGAAAAAGTTCTCTGCGGATGGACAGAACTTTATCAGGAAAATTATAAAGCTTTTGTATATTTGCTAACCTTGTAG
- a CDS encoding phosphopantetheine-binding protein: MENLKTELKHKIIEVLNLEDVSVEEIKDADPLFGGGLGLDSIDALELIVLLDKDYGIKLADPKKGKEIFASIDTMAKFIEENRTK; this comes from the coding sequence ATGGAAAACTTAAAAACAGAATTGAAGCACAAAATTATCGAAGTCCTTAACCTTGAAGACGTTTCTGTAGAAGAAATCAAAGATGCTGATCCGTTATTCGGAGGAGGTCTTGGCCTTGATTCTATCGATGCCCTTGAGCTGATCGTGCTTCTTGATAAAGACTACGGAATTAAGCTTGCTGATCCTAAAAAAGGAAAGGAAATTTTCGCTTCTATCGATACAATGGCCAAATTCATTGAAGAAAACAGAACGAAATAA
- a CDS encoding beta-ketoacyl-[acyl-carrier-protein] synthase family protein codes for MSRKIAITGMGIISSIGNNVEENFVSLKTGKYGISDIEMFETRHAGALKTGEIKWSNEELVQKLQLPEDNNITRTSLLGMVAAKEAVESAGISDLNEYKTGLISSTSVGGMDITEKYFYSYEDFPEKQKYIDAHDAGTSSLAIADYLGLKGIVSTISTACSSAANAIMMGAKLIKNGVLDRVIVGGTDSLSKFTLNGFNTLMILTDSYNTPFDNDRKGLNLGEAAAFIILESDEVVKKENKKVLAYLSGYGNANDAHHQTASSENGQGAFLAMQQALKISGLEKKDINYINVHGTATPNNDLSEGIAMIRIFGEGNVPEFSSTKAFTGHTLAAAAGIEAVYSILAMQHGVIFPNLNFKTKMEEFDLTPVTELKEKSINHVLSNSFGFGGNCSTLIFSKS; via the coding sequence ATGAGTCGAAAAATTGCCATCACAGGAATGGGTATCATCTCCTCTATCGGAAATAACGTGGAGGAAAATTTTGTTTCGCTGAAAACCGGGAAATATGGAATTTCAGATATTGAAATGTTTGAGACCCGCCATGCCGGAGCTTTAAAAACAGGTGAAATAAAATGGTCTAATGAAGAACTGGTACAAAAACTTCAGCTGCCTGAAGATAATAATATAACCAGAACCTCTTTATTAGGGATGGTTGCCGCAAAAGAAGCTGTAGAATCTGCCGGCATTTCAGATCTTAATGAATACAAGACCGGACTCATATCTTCCACCAGTGTTGGCGGAATGGATATCACAGAAAAATACTTCTACTCTTACGAAGACTTTCCTGAGAAGCAAAAATACATCGATGCCCATGACGCAGGCACTTCATCATTAGCAATTGCTGATTATCTTGGCCTGAAAGGGATCGTTTCTACCATCAGCACCGCCTGCTCTTCAGCGGCCAATGCAATCATGATGGGAGCAAAGCTCATTAAAAACGGGGTATTGGACCGTGTTATTGTGGGAGGTACAGATTCTCTTTCAAAATTTACACTGAATGGTTTCAATACGCTGATGATCCTCACCGATTCTTACAATACTCCGTTCGACAACGACCGAAAAGGATTGAATCTTGGAGAAGCGGCCGCCTTTATTATTCTTGAATCTGATGAGGTGGTGAAAAAAGAAAATAAAAAGGTTCTGGCTTATCTTTCCGGCTACGGGAATGCCAACGATGCCCACCATCAGACCGCATCATCGGAAAACGGACAGGGCGCTTTTTTAGCTATGCAACAGGCTTTGAAAATATCCGGACTGGAAAAAAAAGATATAAATTATATCAACGTTCACGGAACAGCTACTCCCAATAACGATCTTTCTGAAGGCATTGCCATGATCAGGATTTTCGGTGAAGGAAATGTACCTGAGTTCAGCTCTACAAAAGCCTTTACGGGACATACGCTGGCCGCTGCGGCAGGAATTGAAGCGGTGTATTCCATTTTAGCCATGCAGCACGGGGTTATTTTCCCCAACCTGAATTTCAAAACAAAAATGGAAGAATTCGATTTAACTCCGGTTACTGAACTGAAAGAGAAAAGTATTAACCATGTGCTTTCCAATTCATTCGGATTCGGAGGTAACTGTTCTACCTTAATTTTTTCTAAATCATGA
- a CDS encoding beta-ketoacyl synthase N-terminal-like domain-containing protein: protein MSAVYINSASCISVQDTLKDQFFHDLTAENSTQILKAIEPNYKEFIPPAMIRRMSKTVKMSSVASHYALKEAGIEQPGAIIVGTGMGCSQDSEKFLKNVIDNNEEFLTPTFFIQSTHNTVAGQIALGLQCHAYNFTYVNTSSSLEFSFLDAKLQLNDEEAENVLVGAADEQTERTMELYRLNNTIKKEEDLPVNHLHSETDGVSWGEGAAFFVLGKNKTETSYAKLTDIRISNRLDTEETGSFILDFLAKNNVQAEDIDAVILGFSGDQKSDVYYTKAMDLFQNSALLYYKHLSGEFNTASGFSIFMACHILKEQQIPEIMMINPVKKTEVKNILLYNHLAGSDHSLVLLERS from the coding sequence ATGAGCGCAGTATACATCAACAGTGCATCCTGCATCTCGGTACAGGACACTTTAAAAGATCAGTTTTTCCACGACCTTACTGCTGAAAATTCCACGCAGATCTTAAAAGCAATAGAACCGAATTATAAGGAATTCATTCCGCCTGCCATGATCAGGAGAATGTCCAAAACCGTAAAAATGAGCTCCGTAGCTTCCCATTATGCCTTAAAAGAAGCGGGAATAGAACAACCGGGTGCTATCATTGTAGGAACAGGAATGGGATGCTCGCAGGATTCTGAAAAATTCCTGAAAAATGTGATCGACAATAACGAGGAGTTTTTAACACCTACGTTTTTTATCCAGTCTACACACAATACAGTAGCAGGGCAGATCGCTTTGGGCCTGCAGTGCCATGCGTACAATTTCACTTATGTGAATACATCTTCGTCTCTGGAATTTTCATTTCTCGATGCAAAACTTCAGCTCAACGATGAAGAAGCGGAAAATGTACTTGTAGGAGCTGCCGATGAGCAGACCGAAAGGACGATGGAGCTGTACCGCTTAAATAATACCATTAAAAAAGAGGAAGATCTGCCTGTGAATCATCTGCATTCCGAAACGGATGGCGTGAGCTGGGGTGAAGGGGCTGCATTCTTTGTTTTGGGAAAAAATAAAACCGAAACATCATACGCTAAACTTACAGATATCCGGATCAGTAACAGGCTTGATACAGAGGAAACCGGATCATTTATCCTTGATTTTTTAGCGAAAAACAATGTACAGGCTGAAGATATTGATGCTGTGATTTTAGGTTTCAGCGGGGATCAAAAATCGGATGTTTATTATACAAAAGCGATGGATCTATTTCAAAATTCAGCGTTACTGTATTACAAACACCTGAGCGGGGAATTCAATACGGCAAGCGGTTTTTCAATATTTATGGCCTGCCATATCCTGAAAGAACAGCAGATTCCTGAAATTATGATGATCAATCCAGTGAAAAAAACTGAGGTGAAGAATATCCTTCTTTATAACCACCTGGCGGGAAGCGATCATAGCCTGGTGCTGCTGGAGAGAAGTTAA
- a CDS encoding polysaccharide deacetylase family protein: MKHYPFIVFYLFCNVFIYAFHGSFWVYLVGFLAFSAVVVWGSFDIGLGYFVNSMIRKRTKINEVALTFDDGPTEFTPRFLDLLQEHQVKATFFCIGKQIEKYPETFQRIIAEGHTIGNHTFSHSNNTGFLSASKMVEEIEKCDDVMAKTGNIKTDLYRPPFGVTNPSIAKAIRRTGKKSIGWNVRSLDTITDDEKKIYNRITKGLKKGSIILLHDTSEKTYNVLVDLLLFLKDKKYSTFTIDSMIKSTKK; the protein is encoded by the coding sequence ATGAAACATTATCCATTCATTGTATTCTATCTTTTCTGCAACGTTTTTATTTATGCGTTTCATGGAAGTTTTTGGGTGTATCTGGTTGGGTTTCTTGCTTTTTCTGCAGTGGTGGTTTGGGGATCTTTTGATATCGGGCTGGGTTATTTTGTCAACAGCATGATCCGCAAAAGAACGAAGATCAACGAAGTTGCCCTTACTTTTGATGACGGGCCTACCGAATTTACACCACGGTTTTTAGACCTGCTTCAGGAACACCAGGTGAAAGCCACTTTTTTCTGCATCGGAAAACAGATTGAAAAATACCCTGAGACCTTCCAAAGAATTATCGCTGAAGGTCATACCATAGGAAATCACACCTTTTCCCATTCCAATAACACGGGATTTTTATCTGCGTCAAAAATGGTGGAAGAAATTGAAAAATGTGATGATGTAATGGCCAAAACCGGGAACATAAAAACCGATCTTTACCGGCCTCCTTTCGGGGTAACGAATCCCAGTATTGCCAAAGCCATCAGAAGAACTGGTAAAAAAAGCATCGGCTGGAATGTCCGTTCACTGGACACCATTACCGATGACGAAAAGAAAATTTACAACAGAATTACAAAAGGGCTGAAAAAAGGCAGCATTATCCTTCTCCACGACACGTCTGAAAAGACATATAATGTATTGGTAGATTTATTGCTATTTTTGAAGGATAAAAAATATTCGACGTTTACGATCGATTCAATGATAAAATCAACGAAAAAATGA
- a CDS encoding LolA family protein, protein MIKNIAFGAFLLVSGFISAQMTAMSGAEAKAFVTKVSSETKEIKTLQSDFTQTKKMDFLDKNIVTYGKMSLKSPNMLSWKYTKPYQYSIVFKDSKIYINDQGKKSSVDAKSKTFEKINKLIVGSSNGKMFNDPEFSVSYYKNGNFNVAKFTPKSSQLLKYIKQIELHFPKNQSTVSQVNMTEASGDTTNILFKNTRINATIAASEFSL, encoded by the coding sequence ATGATTAAAAATATAGCTTTCGGCGCATTTTTACTGGTTTCCGGATTCATTTCCGCTCAAATGACAGCCATGTCCGGAGCAGAAGCAAAGGCATTTGTAACCAAAGTTTCTTCTGAAACCAAAGAAATCAAAACCCTGCAAAGCGATTTTACGCAGACCAAAAAAATGGATTTCCTGGACAAAAATATTGTGACCTATGGGAAAATGTCTTTGAAATCACCCAATATGCTGAGCTGGAAATATACCAAGCCTTATCAGTACAGTATTGTTTTTAAAGACAGTAAAATTTACATTAACGATCAGGGAAAAAAATCATCTGTAGATGCCAAAAGCAAAACATTTGAGAAGATCAATAAACTGATCGTGGGAAGCTCAAACGGAAAAATGTTCAATGATCCGGAGTTTAGCGTTTCTTATTATAAAAACGGGAATTTTAATGTAGCTAAATTCACTCCCAAATCTTCACAGTTACTGAAATACATCAAACAGATCGAGTTACATTTCCCTAAAAACCAATCCACGGTTTCGCAGGTGAATATGACGGAAGCCTCCGGTGATACTACCAATATTCTTTTCAAAAATACCAGGATCAATGCCACGATTGCTGCTTCGGAGTTTAGCCTGTAG
- a CDS encoding outer membrane beta-barrel protein: MKKILFLLTALISGFAFSQVTFTPGIRAGANFSHFSNSEDFNYYYYNEFPNAQQPYMDYKTKTDFYIGFLGNIRLAKFYALQPEINYSRQGAKIHTNVNNWDGRTLSVSYLGMQLINKFYFNKFNVHAGPTLEFVVEKKNFDPENEIDLGITVGLGYDITPNFGIEARVKKGFIPVDSYNSNHSNVVFQTGLYYTFNMKK, from the coding sequence ATGAAAAAAATTCTGTTTTTACTCACAGCCCTGATCTCAGGCTTTGCATTTTCACAGGTAACATTTACCCCGGGAATAAGAGCCGGAGCCAATTTTTCTCACTTTTCAAACAGTGAAGATTTCAATTATTACTATTACAACGAGTTTCCCAACGCTCAGCAGCCATATATGGACTACAAAACCAAAACAGATTTTTATATCGGTTTTCTTGGGAATATCCGTCTGGCGAAATTTTATGCTTTGCAGCCGGAGATCAATTATTCCAGACAGGGAGCGAAAATACATACGAATGTGAACAACTGGGACGGGAGAACTCTTTCGGTGTCTTACCTGGGAATGCAACTGATTAATAAATTCTATTTCAATAAGTTCAACGTACATGCAGGACCTACTCTGGAATTTGTAGTAGAGAAAAAGAATTTTGATCCTGAAAATGAAATTGACCTGGGAATTACAGTCGGCTTAGGTTATGACATTACCCCGAATTTCGGAATTGAAGCCCGTGTAAAGAAAGGCTTTATCCCTGTGGACAGCTACAACAGCAACCATTCCAATGTGGTTTTCCAGACGGGACTTTATTATACATTTAACATGAAAAAATAA
- a CDS encoding 3-hydroxyacyl-ACP dehydratase, protein MQTILTDFYTLQSYDKAENGSYTTYIHLNKDHDIFKGHFPGNPVTPGVCMMQIVKELTEEITASKLFLKTASNVKFMAIINPFETPDLKLQLDITEDEEGVKVKNTTSFGETIALKMSVSYKK, encoded by the coding sequence ATGCAGACCATCCTTACAGACTTTTACACCTTACAATCATACGACAAAGCAGAAAACGGAAGTTATACCACCTATATCCATCTGAATAAAGATCATGATATTTTTAAAGGTCATTTTCCGGGAAATCCGGTAACGCCAGGCGTTTGTATGATGCAGATTGTAAAAGAACTGACGGAAGAAATCACGGCATCAAAATTATTTTTAAAAACCGCCTCGAACGTAAAGTTCATGGCCATTATCAACCCGTTTGAGACCCCGGACCTGAAACTTCAGCTGGATATTACAGAAGATGAAGAAGGTGTTAAAGTAAAAAATACAACCTCTTTTGGCGAGACTATTGCATTGAAAATGTCGGTAAGCTATAAAAAATAA
- a CDS encoding DUF2062 domain-containing protein, with amino-acid sequence MTLPEVQNAISEKKICILIPTYNNEKTLRRVIDGVLDYTGNIIAVNDGSTDSTAQILSEYPEITVISLPENKGKGNALKVGFRKAKKAGYHHAITIDSDGQHYPDDIPVFVEALLLEKEDVLLIGNRNMSQDGIPKKSSFGNRFSNFWFWFETGIKLEDTQSGYRLYPLLKIPKKYFTPKFEFEIEIIVRTAWRHVPVKNVPIKVLYDPAERVSHFRPFKDFTRISILNTILVTITLLYIIPRNFVNNFKKKSFKRFIKEDVLESDGSNRTKAFSIALGVFIGFSPFWGFHTLLVISLSVLFKLNKVLAFVASNVSLPPFIPFIIAASLFLGSPFVHGDSNIMSSELNFELIKNNLLQYVIGSTILATTMSAISGIVSFLFLNKLNPENN; translated from the coding sequence ATGACCCTTCCTGAAGTACAAAATGCAATTTCTGAAAAGAAAATCTGCATTTTAATACCTACTTACAACAATGAAAAAACTCTGAGAAGAGTGATAGACGGTGTGCTGGATTACACCGGAAACATTATTGCGGTGAATGACGGCTCTACGGATTCTACTGCTCAGATTTTATCAGAATATCCGGAGATCACCGTGATCTCGCTCCCTGAAAACAAAGGGAAGGGAAATGCACTGAAAGTTGGATTCAGAAAGGCAAAAAAAGCAGGCTATCACCACGCCATCACCATTGATTCGGATGGGCAGCATTATCCGGATGATATTCCGGTGTTTGTAGAAGCCCTTCTTCTGGAAAAGGAGGATGTTCTTTTGATTGGAAACCGGAATATGTCTCAGGATGGAATTCCTAAAAAGAGCAGCTTCGGGAACAGGTTTTCCAACTTCTGGTTTTGGTTTGAAACCGGAATCAAGCTTGAAGACACCCAATCAGGCTACCGGCTCTATCCACTGTTGAAAATTCCGAAGAAATATTTCACTCCTAAGTTTGAATTCGAGATCGAAATCATTGTACGTACCGCATGGAGGCATGTACCGGTGAAGAATGTGCCCATAAAGGTTTTATATGATCCTGCGGAAAGGGTTTCCCACTTCAGACCATTTAAAGATTTCACGAGGATCAGCATTCTGAATACCATTCTTGTTACCATCACCCTGCTTTACATTATTCCGCGAAACTTCGTGAATAATTTCAAAAAAAAAAGCTTTAAAAGATTCATAAAGGAAGATGTCCTTGAAAGTGACGGCAGCAACCGGACGAAAGCGTTTTCAATAGCGCTGGGGGTATTTATTGGGTTTTCTCCTTTTTGGGGCTTCCATACGTTACTTGTGATCTCCCTGTCAGTTCTTTTTAAGCTGAATAAAGTCCTGGCGTTTGTGGCATCCAACGTGAGCCTTCCGCCTTTTATTCCTTTCATTATTGCCGCTTCTTTATTCCTTGGTTCTCCTTTTGTACATGGCGACAGCAATATCATGAGCAGCGAACTGAATTTTGAACTGATCAAGAATAATCTGCTTCAGTATGTCATCGGAAGTACAATTTTAGCGACCACAATGTCTGCCATTTCCGGCATAGTCTCATTTCTTTTTCTGAATAAGCTGAATCCTGAAAATAACTAA
- a CDS encoding T9SS-dependent M36 family metallopeptidase, with protein sequence MRKIKLSVKLLMLCSVSGFGMISAQKYEQVIRAYFNSEKGALERVNEELKAFSVINVDPSESLKGDVVGIQQTINGIPVFGSSANVLIRENKVLNFADTFIKTYPSKIRGVMNNDKDKLVEDVVRKFNGLSTSKNSEGKQEPVKTDLVYFAKDGELILGYHFNMEEKETGKLWGMIISTDDGSVLYQENLTLSCNFHPDAYGHSHAEHPSESKNIYPSPLAENQKNKNFVLAAPDDASYNVLAFPVEGPTFGSRTLISNPWDLTASPEGWHYDGTTRYTNTRGNNVFAYTDEIGNNTVQFSPDGGAARAFDFPMDVSLTVGNYTSAAVTNLFYANNKVHDIFYKFGFTETARNFQKNNFGKGGSGNDAVLAEAREGKGYGNADFTSPSDGSAPRMQMFLWEPGNMQLLFYNSPSGYTGRTPAGKTALFGYKLEGNAPKTGNMAVVTPADGCTAISQDLKNKIALIERGGCSYTVKVKNAQLKGAVGAVIYNTPASVGFGMMGGADTSINIPAVLIENSEGAFLVNEISNGAVINSTLKYDKPNYIYKDTSLDNGIIVHEYGHGISNRMTGKGSNCMNPATSNEQMGEGWSDFFALMLTNRPGDNASVPRGMGTFASDQPIDGIGIRPAKYSPDFTVNNFTYGKTNGMKISSSSFGMTTNKADVHSIGFVWATMLWDLNWKYVEKYGYNSDVLADANSGSSRVLQLVVDALKLQPCNPNFIQGRDAILAADKAKTGGVDKCMIWNTFAKRGLGVNAKPGLLKSPGFGTDNSLDDQVEDFTVPAECNTAGKSVITENDKPSENISIYPNPVTDKFTIKTPSGMDLSGITTVSIYDFTGKLVSTERINLNKQTTVNVNTLLNGAYMVKITGNTINYSQKIIVSK encoded by the coding sequence ATGAGAAAAATTAAACTTTCAGTTAAACTTTTAATGCTGTGCTCAGTTTCAGGTTTTGGAATGATTTCGGCGCAAAAGTACGAGCAGGTTATCAGAGCCTATTTTAATTCTGAAAAAGGAGCTCTTGAAAGAGTGAATGAAGAACTCAAAGCATTTTCAGTGATCAATGTTGATCCTTCAGAAAGCTTAAAAGGAGACGTTGTTGGAATTCAGCAGACTATCAATGGGATTCCCGTGTTTGGTAGCTCAGCCAATGTACTCATCAGGGAAAATAAGGTTCTGAACTTTGCAGATACCTTTATTAAAACCTATCCTTCAAAAATAAGAGGGGTAATGAATAACGACAAGGACAAGCTGGTAGAGGATGTTGTCCGGAAATTTAACGGACTTAGCACATCTAAAAACAGTGAAGGAAAACAGGAACCTGTGAAAACTGATCTGGTGTATTTCGCAAAAGACGGTGAATTGATCCTGGGATATCACTTCAATATGGAAGAAAAAGAAACGGGAAAGCTATGGGGGATGATTATCAGTACAGATGACGGCTCCGTGCTTTATCAGGAAAACCTAACACTTTCCTGCAACTTCCATCCTGACGCTTATGGCCATTCTCACGCTGAGCATCCTTCAGAATCTAAGAATATTTATCCTTCTCCTTTGGCGGAAAATCAGAAGAATAAGAATTTTGTGCTTGCTGCACCGGATGATGCTTCTTATAATGTCCTTGCCTTTCCGGTGGAGGGCCCTACTTTTGGATCCAGAACTTTGATTAGTAATCCCTGGGATCTGACAGCTTCTCCTGAAGGATGGCATTATGATGGAACTACCAGGTATACCAATACAAGGGGAAATAACGTGTTTGCGTATACAGACGAAATCGGGAACAATACCGTTCAGTTTTCTCCGGATGGAGGAGCGGCAAGGGCATTTGATTTCCCAATGGATGTAAGCCTGACCGTAGGAAATTATACTTCTGCCGCTGTGACCAATTTATTTTATGCTAATAATAAAGTGCATGATATATTTTATAAGTTTGGGTTTACAGAGACTGCCAGAAATTTTCAGAAAAATAATTTTGGAAAAGGGGGGAGTGGAAATGATGCTGTACTTGCGGAGGCAAGGGAGGGAAAGGGATATGGTAATGCCGACTTTACATCACCATCTGATGGATCTGCGCCAAGAATGCAGATGTTTCTTTGGGAACCCGGCAATATGCAGTTGCTCTTCTACAATTCGCCATCCGGATATACCGGAAGAACTCCGGCCGGTAAAACTGCCCTTTTTGGGTATAAACTGGAAGGTAATGCACCAAAAACAGGTAACATGGCTGTTGTAACCCCGGCTGATGGCTGTACTGCTATTTCTCAGGATCTTAAAAATAAAATTGCCTTAATAGAAAGGGGGGGATGTAGTTATACTGTCAAGGTTAAAAATGCTCAGTTAAAAGGAGCGGTAGGAGCTGTTATTTACAATACTCCTGCATCTGTCGGTTTTGGAATGATGGGTGGAGCAGATACTTCTATTAATATCCCGGCTGTTTTAATTGAGAACTCAGAAGGTGCATTCCTCGTTAATGAAATAAGCAATGGTGCCGTAATTAATTCAACATTAAAATATGACAAGCCGAACTATATCTATAAAGACACAAGTTTAGACAATGGTATTATTGTTCATGAATACGGACATGGTATCAGCAATCGTATGACAGGTAAAGGAAGCAACTGCATGAATCCGGCAACATCCAACGAGCAGATGGGAGAAGGATGGTCTGATTTTTTTGCTTTAATGCTTACAAACAGACCAGGGGATAATGCTTCCGTGCCTAGAGGGATGGGTACTTTTGCATCCGATCAACCAATCGATGGAATAGGTATCAGACCGGCAAAATATTCACCTGATTTTACAGTTAATAATTTTACCTACGGAAAAACTAACGGGATGAAGATCAGTAGTTCATCTTTTGGTATGACTACTAACAAAGCAGATGTACACAGCATAGGATTCGTTTGGGCGACCATGCTTTGGGATCTTAACTGGAAGTATGTAGAAAAATACGGTTATAATAGTGATGTGCTGGCAGATGCTAACAGTGGAAGTTCAAGAGTTCTGCAGCTGGTGGTGGATGCCTTGAAGCTGCAACCATGCAATCCTAATTTTATACAGGGAAGAGATGCTATTCTGGCTGCTGATAAGGCAAAGACCGGAGGTGTAGATAAATGTATGATCTGGAATACATTCGCTAAAAGAGGTTTAGGAGTTAATGCAAAGCCTGGATTACTGAAATCACCAGGATTTGGCACAGACAATTCCTTGGATGATCAGGTAGAAGACTTTACGGTTCCGGCAGAATGTAATACAGCCGGCAAGAGCGTAATAACAGAGAATGATAAACCTTCAGAAAATATTTCAATCTATCCAAATCCGGTGACAGATAAGTTTACCATAAAAACGCCTTCAGGAATGGATCTTTCAGGAATTACAACGGTTTCTATTTATGATTTTACCGGAAAACTTGTTTCTACCGAAAGAATTAACCTTAACAAACAGACTACCGTTAATGTTAATACCCTGCTGAATGGAGCATACATGGTGAAAATTACCGGTAATACTATTAATTACAGCCAGAAAATCATCGTTTCAAAATAA